In Saimiri boliviensis isolate mSaiBol1 chromosome 13, mSaiBol1.pri, whole genome shotgun sequence, the genomic window tgggaggtctaggcggatcaggagttcaagaccagcctggccaacttggtgaaaccccgtctctactttttcttttctgttttgtaaaaatacaaaaactggccgagcgcggtggctcaagcctgtaatcccagcactttgggaggccgaggcgggtggatcacgaggtcaagagatcgagaccatcctggttaacatggtgaaacctcgtctctactaaaaatacaaaaattagctgggcatggtggcgcgtgcctgtaatcccaactactcaggaggctgaggcaggagaattgcttgaacccaggaggcggaggttgcggtgagccgagatcgcgccattgcactccagcctgggtagcaagagcgaaactctgtctccaaaaaaaaaaaaaaaaaaaaaaatacaaaaacaaaacaaaacaaaaacctagccgggcgtggtggctggtgcctgtaaaactgtaatcccagctactcaggaggctgaggcagaagaatcgcttgaacctgggaggcagaggttgcagtgagccaagattgtgccagtgcactccagcctgggcaacagagggagattccgtctcaaaacataattaataaagtaaaatgcctatactttttcaaaattttgaacacattttttataatcagaaaagaagTGTGGCTGCTTCAGCCATAGACCATTAGAAGTGGGAACAAAGTAGTGCATCCTCAGTTGCCCGTGAGTAGCGGCGAGCACAGCGTGCTCTGGGTGCGCGGAGGCAGGTGTGTGTTTCTGTTAAACACCGTGGGGCAGCCAGGTGCCGAGGCGTGCAGGTGCGGCGTTGCAGGTGCGGCGCGGGCGGCCGGGGAGGGCTCGCGGGACTCCTCGGATTTGTCGGACGAGCCTTTCATTAAAGCGAAGAGACTAGGCCTGGCTGCGGGCTTTTGCCTCCCCGTTACCGCTGCGGCCCCGGTCCCGGGCCTGCTCACCGCCGCCTGTGCTCTCCCCGCAGCCACCCGTGGGACACGGTCATCCAGGCGGCCATGCGCAAGTACCCGAACCCGATGAACCCCAGCGTGCTGGGCGTGGACGTGCTGCAGCGCCGCGTGGATGGCCGCGGCCGCCTGCACAGCCTGCGCCTGCTCAGCACCGAGTGGGGGCTGCCCGGCCTCGTGAGAGCGgtgagcagggctggggctgcGGCTCCCAACGCGCCTGACCCTCCCCACTTCCGCCCCCGCCCTCTCCCGCGTCCCTCCTCCCCTTGTCCCGCCCTCCGCTACTCAGGCTGCCATCGGGGAGGGCGGCGAGGGGTCTTCCCTGAGATCAGAGGGCGCGGGGTAGGGGGGCGGTGGGAGGTCTTCCCGGGGATCGGAGGGCGCGGCGGGGTGCGGGGGCGGTAGGATGGCCTTTCCCGAGATCGGGAAGCCGGTGGGGGGGGTCTTCCCCGAGATCAAGAGGGCGTGGGGTCGGGGGGGCGGTGGGAGGTCTTCCCCGAAAtcagggggtgggagggtggtggGGGGGTTCCCGAGATCAGGGAGCACGGGTTCGGGGGGCAGTGGGGGGGTCTTTTCCGAGATGGAGGGGGTGGGCACAGGAGGCTCTGCCCCGCGCCGCCTGGCATCTGGCATCCCCATCTGCTCTGCCTTCGGGCCCCGGGCGTGCTGGATTAGCAGGGCCACACACCCTCCTCCCGGCTTAATCGCTTCTAAATCCCACTGTCCCCAGCCAGACGCTTCCTGGTGTCCCCACAGGAAGGGGGTTAGGCTTCAACCTGTTTCAGCCCCCACAGCCTCTTCCTCAGAGCCAGGGAGGTCACTGGAAATGGGAATCTGAGCACTGCTCTCCCAAACCCGGCGCCCGGAGCTCACCTCCTCCTGCGGTCCAAGCCCTGGCCCCTGCACAGGCCCCTTGGTCAGCCCAGCTCCTGCTGCAGGGCCTGCACCTACTGACCCCGGCccaacccccccaccccagcactCTGGTGGCACCTTCCTCCTTGGGGCTCTGCCCAGACCTTATCCAGCAGAGGGGCCTCCGGGCTCCATTGCCCGCAGCCTGTTTTATTTTGCCGGGAGGACAGTTCGGCCCGCGCTCCACTCTGAGGAATTCATTTCTTTCCTCAGTGGCTCACTTGCTGGAGCAGAAGTGCCCTGGACACAGGGATTTTGTCGCTGTCCCTGGCTGCATCCCATGATACCATTTATAGAATAGCGAATTAATTAGTAAATGCAACGGTGTTCGGTGGTGATCTGAAGTAGAATATTTAACGTTCCACTATGCtagttttgctttgtgttttagattttggGAACCAGTAGGACTTTGACATACATCCAAGAACATTCTGTGGTGGATCcagtggaaaagaaaatggaacttTGTTCCACCAATGTAAGCGATGGCCTCAGATGAGAAAGGGACTCTGTGTCTGGGGGATGGTGCACAAGGCCTTCTTTAATTCTGTTTCCAGCACACCTTTGTCTAGGTGgtgcttatttttaatagaaaagctGAATTCATTTAGCAGTTTATCTTTATATTCAAGTATAATAAGTATATAGAAAAATGCACACAATGATGAGTTGTCACAAATTGAACACACCTCTTAACTAGCAGGCAGGTCAAGCAACAGAATTTGACCAGCCTCTGAGACCCCTTGGGTACCCCCCACAAGATAATCACCATCCAGACAACCAGCAGgcggttttgtttttctaaagattgggtcttgctctgtcacccaggctggagcgcagtggtatggTCATACCTCAgagcagcctcgaattcctgagctcaggtgatcctcccatctcagcctcccaaatagctgggaccacagtcatgtggcaccacacccagctattttttataatattttgtagagacagtgtgtcggtatgttgcccaggctggtctcaacctcctggtctcaagtgatgcCTTCcaatgtgcttttttcttttctttctttctttttttttttttttttttttttttttgagacagaatctttctctttctccctgacccaggctggggtgcagtggatctcagctccctgcaaactccacctcctggattcaagtgattctcctgactcagcctcccaagcaggtgggactacaggtatgcaccaccaacaggcatttttaaagctattttctcCCCGTCACTCCTCCACttctctcaattaaaaaaagtatgggccaggctcagtggctcacgactgtaatcccagcactttgggaggctgaggctggcagatcacgaggtcaggagtttgagaccagcctggccagcatggtgaaaccccatctctactaaaaatataaaaatttagctggtgTGCTGGCAGGTactgtagtcccactactcaggaggctgaggcagaggaattgcttgaacccaggaggctgaggttgcagtgagctgagaccatgccattgccctctagcctgggtgacagagtgagattcaaaaaaaaaaaaagtatattggcCTAATGCAAATTCAAAGAACATGTTGGAGAATATGCATGGACtaggaaaattatttatttcataaataatccTTATTTTCAGCAAGTAGAGAAATGGGGTATGGTGGCTGAAGTCAGCGGTGCCCTCATCTGGCATCCCTTTTCTGTCTCCAGGGCCACGGTTGGCTCTAGCCACCACTTATTTACTGGTCTGCCAACAGCATCAGGAGCCTGCCAGGTACCCAGCACAGTGCTAGGGGTGGGGAATGCAAGGATTAAAAGAGATGCCCTCCTGACTGGCTCTAAACAACACGGTGGGCATCTAAACCCATGTAGGtggcagcaggcaggagccccCCCCAAGTGGTTGCGcgaatgtaggtgacagggaggcTGGCAGGTCTTCTCCAGACACACTGGCAGTGGGCGCCCTTGAGCCTTAGAGAGCCACAGACAGGTGGGTTGGAGACTAAGAGGGGAAGGTGTGTGGAAggaaggaggctggagagggGCAGGGATAACACCACAGAAGGCAGAGGAGCTGGAGGCCGCTTCTGGGGTAAGTGGGAGCCACTGAGAGTTTGTTGCCAGATGGCGAGGTAGCCAGGTTGTGTGCTGGGAAGAAAACCCTGGCAGCCTTGTGGAGAGAGGGTGGGGAGATGTTGGGACCCGAACCAGGGAGGCCAGTAGTCTGGGCAGGTAATTGTCCAGGTGAGAGGTACCAGAGGCTGCCTAGGGTGAGACTGGGGAGTGAGGAACGGGAGGCCCATGGTGCAGCTCCCCTCTCTGGTCAGGGCCCGGGTGGGGCCCATCAGGTCTGGAAATTGAGAGGTAAGCCTGCTTCGCACATCCTGAGTATGCCGCCCTTTCCCAAAGGGCCATGCAGTGTCTGGCCTGAAGCTGAAGGTGTGGCCAGCGGTGCTGTGGTGAGGGAGGGGTGACCTGGGCCcaggggcaggcagggctggTGGGCTCCGTGGGTAGGGACAGGGTTGAGGAGCAGGTCATCCAGGCAGCCATGCGCAAGTACCCAAACCGGTACCTGGGCAGCTCCCCATCTTCTCAGCATCTTGTGGGAGGCCCTGTATTTGAAACAAAGTGGAGCCGGTCTGGGTCCTGTGGTTCCCCTTTCACACCCTGAGGGCCTCGGGAGCTCCTGTGAGCTGCTCAGGTGACCGTGGGAACAGCCTCAGGGACACTCAATGCTGCTGGCCAGCTACACTCTGCCCAGCTGGGAGCACCTTCTGTAGAAGGCAGTGAGTGCATCCCTGTGTGCTGAGATGAGACTCTGAGCCATCTGCAAGGTACAGCCTGGCTCCTTAATGTACTACCTGGACCTCTGCCAATGTCCCCTGGTCTATTGGCCCCTTGTCCCAGGCTGCACGAAGTCACAGGAGCCTGTCAGGGTCCCCTGTCGCTATTCCTGACAACTTATGTATTCTGTTCTCTCTGCCCCCCAAACCAATATTTACTTATGAAATTCCACTTTATCCTTCCAGAAAACTCAGTTGTATGTAAAAAGGAACAGGTTATCCTCCAGTGAGGTCTGATGGAAAGGAAATGGGGTTTGGAGCAAGACAGACGTGTGCTTGTGTCCTGAAGCCACTGCTGGATGGCCCGACGACTTCAGGATGCTGTTTACATTTTCTGAGTCCCACATTTcttgtataaaaaagaaaacagcaaaccTCAGAGAAGTAAGGTTTATGAAACACAGTGACGTGCATAAAATATTGCACATAAAATGACAACTAATcagagtttcatttttaattgatattgttaaatatttctgTTCAATGTAATGACCATACATATGAAACTCTTGATAACTCGGCACTCAGTAGGAGGAGAGAGATTTCCTACTAACCATTTGCATTGGGACAGTGAGGCAGGTGGTGGGGTCGGCGGGGGGGTGGATTCAGTGAGAGATTACTGATAAACTGAGTGTTTATCACTACAGAAAGGTTAATTTGCTTTTCACTGcttcaactttttaaaacatggtcTTTTCTAATTGGCCCTTCGAGAAGAGGGTGAATTGGGTTAAATAATGAAGCAATTCTGGAGCTCCGTTGTCCAGTGTGGCAGCTGCCAACAACCTGTGGCTATTTAGTTGTAAACTaattatggctgggtgcagtggcccatgcctgtaatcccagcactttgggaggccgaggcgggcagatcacctgaggtcagaagttcaagaccagcctggccaacatgatgaaaccttgtccctactaaaaatacaaaaattagctgggcgtggtggtggacacctgtaatcccagctactcgagagactgaggcaggagagttgcttgaacccagaaggcagaggttacagtgagcaagatcacatcattgcactccagcctgggcagtaagagtgaaactccatctcaaaacaaaacaaaacaaaacaaaacctaattcagataaaataaaattaacaatttcaTTCCTCAGTCATATGAGCCACACGTCAGGTGTGCATTAGCCGCATGTGTTTGTGGCTACCCCATCAGACAGCATGCATAGGACATTGCTGTTATCACAGAAAATTCTGTTAGATAGTGTGGCTCCAGAACTCCAGTGTTTAAATAGatagaaaatataagcaaaatatatattttgatagaaaaatagtggctcacgcctgtagtctcagcactttgggaggccaaggtgggaggactgcttgagctcaggagtttgatcccagcctgggcagcatggaaacatataaaaagtctaaaaattagccaggtgtggtggtgcgcacctgtagtcctagctgctcaggaggcagaggtggtcctggagattgagactgcagtgagccctgatctaacctgggcaacagaacaagactctgtctaaaaaaaaaaaaaaaaaagaggcagggcacagtggctcgctcctgtaatcacagcactttgggaggtcaaggcaggcagatcacaaggtcaggagattgagaccatcctgaccaacatgatgaaaccccatctctactaaaatacaaaaaaaatttagccaggcatggtggtgcatccgtagtcccagctacccgagaggctgaagcaagggaatcacctgggaggcagagattgcagtgaactgagatctcaccactgcactccagcctggtgacagagtgaaactccatctcaaaaaaataataaaaataaaataaaattaaaaattaaaaattcagagaaagaaaatataaatatgtacataaggAGTCGGTCTGTTTACAGGAAGTGGTACTGGAGGAGACAAGAACTCTGCAGTCTCCATGTAGATTCAGGGTCTGTCCCATCCAGTCCTAGGAGACAGTGTTCCGTGGGCTGCCATGGGTAGGTGAAAAGCTTCCTCTCACTTGTGTGGACACACAGGACTATTTGTCCTTTTCTGTAATGCAACTGCTCATAGTTTTGGCAGCTTGACTCTACCTTCAAGGCCACAGCCCTGCTCACGTGTGGAGTGGGGCAGATGACAGTTGCCAGAAGGACAGCAAAGCCATGGTTTCCTAGGACTTAATGCGGTGGTATCTCCAATGCCTAAATGTTTCTTCTGTTCTGGCCCCGCTAAGTGCTAATTTGGGGATGGAAGAGTACGGCAGATGATTTGGGAAGCAATGCAAGAGAAATACAAtctaaacctttttttctttttttaagatcaCACTCACAAATTTGGTGTCAGTTAATGAGAGATTGGTGTACATACCTCAtccagagaacccagaaatgtgAGTAATCTCCTGTGGGATTGACACATTGAATGCCAAGGGTGAGGGCAGGGCAGATCCTCCTCTCTCTCAGGGCTGGTTAGCCCTTTTCTTCTTGCTCTTTGGCAGGACCATGCTCACACAAGAAGCCATCATCACTGTGAAGGGGATTAGCCTTGGGAGTTATTTGGAAAGTTTAATGGCTAACACAATATCATCCAATGCAAAGAAGGTATGTATCTCAGTCCTAGGAGTTATGTGTGCTCTATTGGTAAGTGCCAGATTAAGAAGATTACATTTTTAGTCTCATAAAtcttcttggctgggcacagtggctcatgtctgtaatcccaacactttgagagtccaagacagatggactgcttgaggccaggagttcaagaccaggctggccaacatgccaaaaccccatctctactaaaaatacaaaaattagccaggcatggtggtgcacgcctgtagtcccagctactcaggaggccgagaaatgagaatcgcttgaaaccaggaggtggaggttgcagtgagctgagccacgactgcactccagcctgggttacagagtgagattctgtctcaaaaaataaattaaataaataaataaacaaataaaatcctCCTGAGTGCTACGGATTTCCATGTGTGCTGGGCTCGTAATGCCACAGTATTGGAAAACTAGGGTAGGGAAAGGCTGACCCAGGTCTGAGGGATGTGTGTCCGTAAAAGCCAAGGGAGCCAGAAAGTTACTCTTCGCAGTAGGGAATGTATGGCGTAAACCTGGAGCATAAACCCAGCCAAGGCAACTACTGCTTCAAAAAGCCCAAATGTCGTAGGCTTCAGTTACCAAAGCAAACTAACCCACAACATCAGAAATATAAGGTGTTAACAGTGCCAGGTAGGCTATTCAGGACTGATAGTAGTTTCCTATTTAATGGGCATTAAGTGGCTTTGGCTGAACCTCTCTAGCAGTGATGCTTCCATGGAGTCTGCTGTGGTCTTCGCATCTCTCTGGCAGGATTTGGCAGTTAGCTTTGTGGTGGCCAGAGGAGAAATGGTGGATCCCAGGAGGCCATCTACAGCCCTCCCTTTGTGTCCAGGGCACTGgagtggaggcagagattgttCTAGGAGTCCATGTTGCCCTCCTTTCCAGCAGAGTTGAAGGAAAGGGCTTGAGTGTTCGGGAGGAAGATGTTCCTCACATTTAAAGGATGCCACTTGCCAGAGCAGGGCCTTTGCTTTTCACCTGGGCTTGCCTCACAGGCTCATGCCTTCCGTTTGTCTGTCCCCCATACCCCTCACGCTTCCCTGCCTCCGTCTCTTCCCTCCTTTTTAGAGGTCAGAGGTGAGTCTTCATTGTCAGGATCCGTGGGTGATTCCAAGGGCTGCACTTCCCTTTCCAGTGCCCTTCCATGCTTAACTCTCCAACTAGTAGAAAACCATTTATGGCTTGCATTGAGTCTCATCACCAATAGAAGAACCTGTCTGTCCAATATTGTGGAATAATCCAGATTTGAGAAATAGATATTTGAGCAGCTTAACTCAGTTCAGAGGAGGTAGGGCAGCAAAGGCCAATGGGGAGAGCTTTGTCCATGCTGGAGGAAGGAGACCAGATCTCACCCATCCTGGTTTCCAATGCTTGGCTTAGGGCAGAAGCCCTAAATGTTTGCggaagaaaatattagaagagGAAGGGAATATTCAATGAGGCCACAGCTACCTTAGGccttttaagtgaaaaaattgGGGTAAAGTCATTGAGGTCAAATTGGCTTtcctttatttcacttaattagGCATTGTGTTGAAGACTTAAGAGAGAATCACTGCCTCCTCTAGCAAGCTGGGGAGAGGTGTTGTGCCTGGAAACAGTGCGCAGGCTGAGGGCAGGTGCAGGGGATGGGGTTGGGGGTGCGTGGAGGTGTCACCCTGGGCTTGCCTGGCCTCCTGGGGCAGCCTCAGCGCTGAGATTTGGGAGGTGAGGGACAGGACTTGCCATACTGTGCTAAGAGGGACGCCAAGGCTGGGAGAGCCACGCGGGGTGCTGGTTTGCTAACACAGTAGTGACTCTTAGGCACagctttccttccctcttctgagCTGGAGGAACTGCCTGCCTGTGTGGAGGTCCCTCGGAAAGGTCACTGCTGTGTCTCCTTGCGGCTGCAGCGCTTTCCTTCCGCAGTTTAGCCCATGGGCTTGTCGCTTGCTGTCTGCAGCTGGAGGTGGGATGACCCAGTCGGTGCTGAGATCTTTCCGTGTTGCAGGGGTGGGCCGCCATCGAGTGGATAATTGAACACTCCGAAAGTGCTGTGAGCTAAGGAGGCCTGCGCCTGCGCTTGTCATAAATGGCGGTGAGTACAGTATTCACTCACCAGGGGGGCCTTTTAGCCTCTCGTGACCCGTGTGCATGGTGCGCCCTGCGAGGGGACGCCGGAAATACGCAGCTGCTGGCGGCTCTCCAGCTCGGAGCTCCTTAGTCTTCCGCAGTGACACAGAATCACGGGGttcatcctctttctttttcattccttgcTTGGTGGCAGGATTTAGATTTTGAGGAAGCTTGAGCTGCGGCCCTCTGGGTTGGACGGAGGCAGCTCAGCCCCTCCGGCAAGCTGCCCTCTGGTTCGGTTGCCGAGGCGACCCCGGTGACTGCAGAGTCGGCGCGAGTGGCCCGGCCTGTGCCGACGGGGCGCCGCCCTTTGGGTGCATCCGCGTCTGCTGCTGTGAGCAAGGTCCTGTGCTCTTTGCTTGCTCCAAGCCAGCGCATGGCCATGCAGCTACCACCGGCCGTTTCCTTTTAGCGGTGGAAGCCTTTCCCGATGTTCCCTTGAGCTTCACAAGCGTTCCCTGGCTTCCTGGGCCGCCAGCGACTGGACTTCGAGTAGCCCTGGCCCGACGGTGGGCGGTCACGCCGCTCCCAGGGGAGGATGCGCCACCCGCGGGCGGCTTGGGCCCACGGCCGCGCTGCACTGCTCTGGGCTGCTCGTCCCCTTCTTTCCCGATCTGTTTCCGGCGTGTGTGGCTCCGGGCGTCCTTAAGAACTTCGTGCTGATTTTTCCCGAGTCACTGAAGCCGGGCTTTGCTCTCCTTCTCAAGCTGGGGCAGCCGTGGGCCTTGCCTCCATGGCCGCACCCTGAGTTCAGCGCATGTAGGACCCTCGCCTGGCGTCTTATGtctgtgtgctgtgtggtgtgtgtgctgtgtggtaagtatatatgtgtgtgttgtgtgcagtgtgtgtgttgtgtgcagtgtgtgtgctatgtgtgtgttgtgtggtgtgtgtgtgtggtatgtagtgtgtggtgtgtgtgtgctgtgtgtggcgtgtgttgtgtgctgtgtgtataaatatgtggTGTATATgccctgtgtgtgatgtgtatatGTGGGGTGtgatgtgtatatctgtgtggtatgtggggtgtgtgtggtgtgatgtgtgtgctgcatgtgtggtgtgtacatgtgtgggAAGTGTGTGTGTTCTGTATGTGATGTGTATTGTATGTGGTATGTgtcgtgtgcatgtgtgtttgatGTGCATGTATGTGATTGTGCTGTGtggtatgaatgtgtgtgtagtgtgtgtgctctgtgtaatgtgtatatgtgtgtgtgtgatgtgcatgtgtgtgatgtgtgtatgctGTGCGTATGTGATGTGTgatgtgtacatgtgtggtgtgtgcatgtatgtgcgaTGTGTgaggtgcatgtgtgtgtgctgtgtgtgatgtgtggtatgcatgtgtgtatgatgTGCATGGATGTGATGTGTAGTGTGATGTGTGTAtggtgcatgtgcatgtgtgtgatgtgtatgtgatgtgtgtggtgtgtgcatgtgtgtaagatgtgcatgtgtgtgatgtgtgagtGTGTCCTGAGTGTGGTTTGTGTTGTGATTGTGGTGTGTGGTGCGTCCTCCGCCCCTCTGTGAGCTGACCCCTGGTGTCTCCGCAGATGCttcctggaagaaagaaaagaagaaggcgAGGAGGCCAGGAGAGGATGAGCAAGGACGGGACGGAAGAGCGCGTCTGGCTGTGAGGGCCcgcggggcgggggagggggactGGGCTGGATTCCGGGCCCGGACGACCCGCCTTTCATGAGCGTGCAGCAGGGA contains:
- the PRELID3A gene encoding PRELI domain containing protein 3A, with product MKIWSSEHVFGHPWDTVIQAAMRKYPNPMNPSVLGVDVLQRRVDGRGRLHSLRLLSTEWGLPGLVRAILGTSRTLTYIQEHSVVDPVEKKMELCSTNITLTNLVSVNERLVYIPHPENPEMTMLTQEAIITVKGISLGSYLESLMANTISSNAKKGWAAIEWIIEHSESAVS